In one window of Streptomyces sp. NBC_01224 DNA:
- the moaA gene encoding GTP 3',8-cyclase MoaA, giving the protein MLIDTYDRVATDLRVSLTDRCNLRCTYCMPEEGLQWLAKPDLLSDDEIVRLVRIAVTRLGITEVRFTGGEPLLRPGLVSIVERCAALSPRPKMSITTNGIGLKRTAAALKAAGLDRVNVSLDTLRPDVFKTLTRRDRHPDVLAGLEAARDAGLTPVKVNSVLMPGLNDDEAPDLLAWAVEHDYELRFIEQMPLDAQHGWKRDGMITAGDILQSLRTRFTLTEEGDGERGSAPAERWLVDGGPHRVGVIASVTRPFCRACDRTRLTADGQVRTCLFAREETDLRGVLRSDAPDEEIARIWTLAMWGKKAGSGLDDPSFLQPERPMSAIGG; this is encoded by the coding sequence ATGCTCATCGACACCTACGATCGGGTCGCCACCGACCTGCGTGTCTCGCTGACCGACCGGTGCAATCTGCGGTGCACGTACTGCATGCCGGAAGAGGGCCTGCAGTGGCTGGCCAAGCCCGACCTGCTCAGTGACGACGAGATCGTCCGGCTGGTCCGCATCGCCGTCACCCGGCTCGGCATCACCGAGGTCCGCTTCACCGGCGGTGAGCCGCTGCTGCGTCCCGGGCTCGTCTCCATCGTCGAGCGATGCGCGGCCCTGAGCCCGCGCCCCAAGATGTCGATCACCACCAATGGCATCGGGCTGAAGCGCACAGCGGCCGCGCTCAAGGCCGCCGGTCTGGACCGGGTCAATGTCTCGCTGGACACCCTGCGCCCCGACGTCTTCAAGACGCTCACCCGCCGTGACCGCCACCCCGACGTGCTGGCCGGCCTGGAAGCCGCGCGCGACGCCGGTCTCACCCCGGTCAAGGTCAACAGCGTCCTGATGCCAGGACTCAACGACGACGAGGCCCCCGACCTGCTCGCCTGGGCCGTCGAGCACGACTACGAGCTCCGTTTCATCGAGCAGATGCCGCTCGACGCGCAGCACGGCTGGAAGCGCGACGGCATGATCACGGCAGGCGACATACTCCAGTCGCTACGCACCCGCTTCACCCTCACCGAGGAGGGCGACGGCGAGCGCGGCTCCGCCCCCGCCGAGCGCTGGCTCGTCGACGGCGGACCCCACCGTGTCGGTGTCATCGCCTCCGTCACCCGCCCCTTCTGCCGGGCCTGTGACCGGACCAGGCTCACCGCCGACGGCCAGGTGCGCACCTGTCTGTTCGCCCGCGAGGAGACCGATCTGCGCGGCGTCCTGCGCTCGGACGCGCCGGACGAGGAGATCGCCAGGATCTGGACGCTCGCGATGTGGGGAAAGAAGGCCGGATCCGGACTGGACGACCCGTCCTTCCTGCAGCCCGAGCGGCCGATGTCGGCGATCGGCGGCTGA